A genomic stretch from Aedes albopictus strain Foshan chromosome 2, AalbF5, whole genome shotgun sequence includes:
- the LOC109399239 gene encoding lysozyme c-1 yields the protein MRRLAAISCLLIVVCLCPINAKVFQKCALAKLLDSYQISRSLISNWICMVNAESGADTSKKVTLDNQTSSYGIFQINSKDWCRAGRKGGKCNKNCEAFLTDDISDDIECAKQIHKDQGFSYWKGWVNKCKQKPLPDISMCWN from the exons ATGAGGCGTCTAGCTGCCATAAGTTGTTTGCTGATTGTGGTTTGTTTGTGTCCCATCAATGCGAAAGTTTTCCAGAAGTGTGCTTTGGCAAAGCTTTTGGACAGTTATCAAATTTCTAGGTCACTGATTTCAAACT ggATCTGCATGGTGAATGCCGAAAGTGGCGCCGATACTTCGAAGAAGGTTACTTTGGACAATCAAACTAGCAGCTATGGGATCTTTCAG ATCAACAGCAAAGATTGGTGTCGCGCGGGACGCAAAGGTGGCAAGTGCAACAAAAACTGCGAAG CATTCCTGACCGATGATATTAGCGATGACATTGAGTGTGCCAAGCAGATACACAAGGATCAAGGTTTCTCCTACTGGAAGGGATGGGTCAACAAGTGCAAACAGAAACCCCTGCCGGACATCTCCATGTGTTGGAACTGA
- the LOC109429051 gene encoding lysozyme c-1 isoform X1 gives MVFVVFAKTNPVIMCFQEFIHKSNKMIPRNQKFLYIASLLLVLLATSSEAKIFKKCDLAKELGKSGISRTFHGNWICLANAESGLDTTKLTQLPNLTASYGIFQINSKQWCRSGRKGGVCNMKCEDFLDDNITNDIECVKIIQSRLGFNGWPIWVKKCKGKELPNISNCYI, from the exons AtggtttttgttgtttttgcgAAAACAAATCCCGTCATCATGTGCTTTCAAG aATTCATACATAAATCAAACAAAATGATCCCACGAAACCAGAAGTTCTTGTACATCGCGAgcctgctgctggtgctgcttgCCACCTCGAGTgaagccaaaattttcaaaaagtgtGACCTAGCCAAGGAACTGGGTAAGAGCGGGATTTCCCGAACATTCCACGGCAACTGGATATGCCTGGCCAACGCCGAAAGTGGGCTGGATACCACCAAATTGACGCAGCTTCCGAACTTGACTGCCAGCTATGGAATCTTCCAAATCAACAGCAAGCAGTGGTGCCGATCGGGACGGAAGGGGGGCGTTTGTAATATGAAGTGTGAAG ATTTCCTGGACGACAACATCACCAACGACATCGAGTGCGTCAAAATCATCCAAAGTCGGCTAGGATTCAATGGTTGGCCCATTTGGGTGAAAAAGTGCAAGGGCAAGGAGCTGCCGAACATTTCCAACTGTtacatttga
- the LOC109427478 gene encoding uncharacterized protein LOC109427478 — protein MRNSDRRLVSSAPTSRRTKTAYDSLISPPPKIWPYVAPFSKAYRYTWRSPQQTESQIDYVLIDGRHFSDIIDVRTYRGANIDSDHYLVMVKLRPKFSVINNVRYWRGPSRGLLEYSERSHQRRSREWFDEECRTVLEEKNAASSVMLQQGTQQNVERYKQKRRQLFREKKRHLEEAECKEIELLCRSQETRKFYQKLNASRNGFVPQAELCRDKDGGSRKVEAALRSAPT, from the coding sequence atgaggaattcagaccgacgattggtaagttcagcgcccaccagcagacgaacgaaaacggcctacgactcattgatttcgccgcctccaaaaatatggccatatgtagcacctttttccaaggcttatcgttacacctggagatcaccacagcagacggaatctcaaatcgactacgttctgattgacggacggcacttctccgacattatcgacgtcaggacctatcgtggcgccaacatcgactccgaccactatctggtgatggtcaaactgcgcccaaaattctccgtcatcaacaatgtacggtactggcgaggcccctctagaggactgctggagtacagtgaacgcagccatcaacgacgcagccgagaatggttcgacgaagagtgcagaacggttttggaggagaagaacgcagcgtcatcggtaatgctgcagcaagggactcaacagaacgtggaacgttacaaacagaagcggagacagctctttcgggagaaaaagcgccacctggaagaagcagagtgcaaagaaattgaactgctgtgccgttctcaagaaacacgtaagttctaccagaagctcaacgcatcccgcaatggcttcgtgccgcaagccgaactgtgcagggataaggacggaggtagtcgaaaggtggaagcagcacttcgatcagcacctacataa
- the LOC109429051 gene encoding lysozyme c-1 isoform X2, whose translation MIPRNQKFLYIASLLLVLLATSSEAKIFKKCDLAKELGKSGISRTFHGNWICLANAESGLDTTKLTQLPNLTASYGIFQINSKQWCRSGRKGGVCNMKCEDFLDDNITNDIECVKIIQSRLGFNGWPIWVKKCKGKELPNISNCYI comes from the exons ATGATCCCACGAAACCAGAAGTTCTTGTACATCGCGAgcctgctgctggtgctgcttgCCACCTCGAGTgaagccaaaattttcaaaaagtgtGACCTAGCCAAGGAACTGGGTAAGAGCGGGATTTCCCGAACATTCCACGGCAACTGGATATGCCTGGCCAACGCCGAAAGTGGGCTGGATACCACCAAATTGACGCAGCTTCCGAACTTGACTGCCAGCTATGGAATCTTCCAAATCAACAGCAAGCAGTGGTGCCGATCGGGACGGAAGGGGGGCGTTTGTAATATGAAGTGTGAAG ATTTCCTGGACGACAACATCACCAACGACATCGAGTGCGTCAAAATCATCCAAAGTCGGCTAGGATTCAATGGTTGGCCCATTTGGGTGAAAAAGTGCAAGGGCAAGGAGCTGCCGAACATTTCCAACTGTtacatttga